In Streptomyces sp. NBC_00448, the following are encoded in one genomic region:
- a CDS encoding nuclear transport factor 2 family protein, with translation MNARLEDRAAIADLMTGWMHRDLSEWDQLRALFHPGATIAITWFDGLATDFVEGSARMGASDLRNKHVIAGPSITFNGDRALVQTNAMIIAENTAIELGATAHNRFLDQVEKRDGVWRISRRDSSYDMSSFNFLTKVQEIDEKAVSAFPREYAALAYLLEKSGFPIVREFPTRDSALEAEIKAADTAWLNEA, from the coding sequence ATGAACGCACGTCTTGAGGACCGCGCCGCGATCGCCGACCTGATGACCGGCTGGATGCACCGCGACCTGAGCGAGTGGGACCAGCTGCGCGCCCTCTTCCACCCCGGCGCCACGATCGCGATCACCTGGTTCGACGGCCTGGCCACCGACTTCGTCGAAGGATCGGCCCGCATGGGCGCCTCCGATCTGCGCAACAAGCACGTCATCGCCGGCCCGTCCATCACCTTCAACGGCGACCGGGCCCTGGTGCAGACCAACGCGATGATCATCGCCGAGAACACCGCCATCGAGCTCGGCGCAACCGCCCACAACCGGTTCCTGGACCAGGTCGAGAAGCGCGACGGCGTCTGGCGCATCAGCCGCCGCGACAGCAGCTACGACATGAGCTCCTTCAACTTCCTGACCAAGGTCCAGGAGATCGACGAGAAGGCCGTGAGCGCCTTCCCGCGCGAGTACGCCGCTCTGGCCTACCTGCTGGAGAAGTCCGGCTTCCCGATCGTGCGTGAGTTCCCCACCCGCGACAGCGCCCTGGAAGCCGAGATCAAGGCCGCCGACACCGCCTGGCTCAACGAAGCCTGA
- a CDS encoding TetR/AcrR family transcriptional regulator, translating into MTASSATPSPQLQASATRRRGAELTQAIFRATLEELAATSFEELSFDKIAPRAGTGKSVLYRRWSTTAELVLAALKDDDAGLGRLAAPDTGTLRGDLLVLLTKFARLLDEPRGRALRPLLTQRPRHPEIFAQVMDQVIDPHRVVLLDCMRTAVDRGQAAPQRATARTAAIGPRLIVAEHIDRGTVPDQEVRAVVDEVLLPLLAL; encoded by the coding sequence GTGACCGCCTCCTCCGCAACACCGTCCCCGCAGCTCCAGGCGTCCGCCACCCGCCGCCGAGGCGCGGAGCTGACCCAGGCGATCTTCCGGGCGACCCTGGAGGAGTTGGCCGCGACCAGCTTCGAGGAGCTGAGCTTCGACAAGATCGCCCCGAGGGCGGGCACCGGGAAGTCGGTGCTGTACCGCCGCTGGAGCACCACCGCCGAACTCGTCCTGGCCGCGCTCAAGGACGACGACGCCGGTCTGGGCCGACTCGCAGCGCCGGACACCGGCACCCTGCGCGGTGACCTGCTGGTCCTGCTCACCAAATTCGCCCGGCTTCTGGACGAGCCACGCGGACGCGCCTTGCGGCCCCTGCTGACCCAGCGCCCGCGCCATCCCGAGATCTTCGCCCAGGTCATGGACCAGGTCATCGATCCGCACAGGGTCGTCCTGCTGGACTGCATGCGTACGGCGGTCGACCGCGGCCAGGCCGCCCCGCAGCGCGCCACCGCGCGCACCGCGGCGATCGGCCCGCGGCTGATCGTGGCCGAGCACATCGACCGCGGCACCGTCCCCGATCAGGAGGTGCGGGCCGTGGTCGACGAGGTCCTGCTCCCGCTGCTGGCGCTGTAG
- a CDS encoding ABC transporter permease encodes MSTATTDATAAALRSAPARVDSQPVSLARAVKSEWIKWRSLRSTWAVLGAAVVGMLAIGLVVGFNTRHLTGNQDANDLASSAPLQGYFLGQLLIGALGVLFVSSEFSTGMIRSTFAAVPKRLPVLWAKLAVFFVITAVVMTTITVITFLASQAVISQTRPGFSLSDPGVWRFVLGTSLYMVLAGVIGGMIAWMVRSTPGSLVSFFALIFVVPQLFSLFGSAGKHIAQFFPSQAGEAFTVAQPDAPHLSPTAGVLVLCAWAVAATVAAAVTLRRRDA; translated from the coding sequence ATGAGTACCGCCACCACCGATGCCACCGCCGCCGCACTGCGCAGCGCCCCGGCCCGCGTCGACAGCCAGCCGGTCTCTCTCGCGCGGGCGGTGAAGTCCGAATGGATCAAGTGGCGCAGTCTGCGGTCGACCTGGGCGGTGCTGGGCGCGGCCGTTGTCGGGATGCTGGCCATCGGGCTGGTCGTCGGCTTCAACACGCGCCATCTCACCGGGAACCAGGACGCCAACGACCTCGCGTCCTCGGCGCCGCTGCAGGGCTACTTCCTGGGGCAGTTGCTGATCGGGGCGCTGGGCGTGCTGTTCGTGTCCAGTGAGTTCAGCACGGGCATGATCCGCTCGACCTTCGCAGCGGTCCCCAAGCGCCTGCCGGTGCTGTGGGCCAAGCTGGCGGTGTTCTTCGTCATCACCGCGGTGGTGATGACCACGATCACCGTCATCACCTTTCTCGCCTCGCAGGCGGTGATCAGCCAGACCCGTCCGGGGTTCTCGCTGTCCGATCCCGGGGTGTGGCGGTTCGTGCTGGGCACCAGCCTGTACATGGTCCTGGCCGGGGTGATCGGCGGAATGATCGCCTGGATGGTGCGCTCCACGCCCGGCTCCCTGGTCAGCTTCTTCGCCCTGATCTTCGTCGTGCCCCAGCTGTTCAGCCTCTTCGGCTCGGCGGGAAAGCACATCGCGCAGTTCTTTCCCTCGCAGGCCGGGGAAGCGTTCACGGTGGCCCAGCCCGATGCTCCGCACCTCTCCCCCACAGCCGGCGTGCTCGTGCTGTGCGCCTGGGCGGTCGCGGCCACCGTCGCGGCAGCCGTCACGCTGCGCCGCCGCGACGCCTGA
- a CDS encoding ABC transporter ATP-binding protein yields MIKAEGLTKRYGDKLAVDGLTFTVEPGVITGFLGPNGAGKSTTMRMIMGLDSPTSGSVTVNGKPFAEHQRPMAEVGALLEARAVHTGRSARSHLLAMAATAGISARRVDEVIGMVGLGDVAGRRAGAFSLGMGQRLGIASALLADPQTLILDEPVNGLDPDGVRWIRNLLKGLAGEGRTVFLSSHLMSEMALTADHIILVGKGRLLRDQSMADFIAGASADVVTVRSPQAGQLAQLLASGDVTVRDIAEQTLEVRGLTSDHIGTIAAGAGITLFELATHAASLEEAYMALTDDSVDYRSTVEYTEDAA; encoded by the coding sequence GTGATCAAGGCCGAGGGTTTGACCAAACGCTACGGGGACAAGCTGGCCGTCGACGGTCTGACGTTCACCGTCGAGCCGGGTGTCATCACCGGTTTCCTCGGTCCCAACGGCGCCGGCAAGTCCACGACCATGCGCATGATCATGGGTCTGGATTCCCCCACCTCCGGGTCGGTCACCGTGAACGGGAAGCCGTTCGCCGAGCACCAGCGTCCGATGGCGGAGGTCGGAGCGCTTCTGGAGGCCCGGGCGGTGCACACCGGTCGCTCGGCACGCAGCCATCTGCTGGCGATGGCGGCCACGGCAGGGATCTCGGCCAGGCGGGTCGACGAGGTGATCGGGATGGTCGGTCTCGGCGATGTCGCGGGTCGCCGGGCGGGAGCGTTCTCCCTGGGTATGGGACAGCGGCTGGGGATCGCCTCGGCGCTGCTGGCCGATCCGCAGACGCTGATCCTCGACGAGCCGGTCAACGGGCTGGACCCGGACGGGGTGCGGTGGATCCGCAACCTGCTCAAGGGGCTGGCAGGCGAAGGCCGCACCGTGTTCCTGTCCTCGCATCTGATGAGCGAGATGGCGCTGACCGCCGACCACATCATCCTGGTCGGGAAGGGCAGGCTGTTGCGGGACCAGTCGATGGCGGACTTCATCGCCGGGGCGTCCGCCGATGTGGTCACGGTCCGTTCCCCCCAGGCAGGGCAGCTCGCTCAGCTGCTGGCGAGTGGCGACGTGACCGTCCGCGACATCGCCGAGCAGACGCTGGAGGTGCGGGGCCTGACCAGCGATCACATCGGGACGATCGCCGCGGGCGCCGGGATCACGCTCTTTGAACTGGCCACTCATGCGGCGTCCCTGGAAGAGGCGTACATGGCCCTGACCGACGACTCGGTCGACTACCGTTCCACCGTCGAGTACACCGAGGACGCCGCATGA
- a CDS encoding alpha/beta fold hydrolase, whose translation MNYATLGDPSLPALLLVPTQSESWWGYERAMPLLAEHFQVFAVDLRGQGRSTWTPGRYTVDVMGGDLVRFIDLAIDRPVIVSGMSSGGVLAAWLSAYGKPGQIRAAVYEEWGDATRTLASAKAVARMCGTTNPPRGISSERRPAGCGGGTPSSVTRPPTTA comes from the coding sequence ATGAACTACGCCACCCTGGGTGACCCCTCCCTGCCGGCGCTGCTGCTGGTCCCCACCCAGTCCGAGTCCTGGTGGGGCTACGAGCGCGCGATGCCGCTGCTGGCCGAGCACTTCCAGGTGTTCGCCGTGGACCTGCGCGGCCAGGGCCGCTCCACCTGGACCCCGGGCCGCTACACCGTCGACGTCATGGGCGGCGACCTGGTCCGCTTCATCGACCTGGCGATCGACCGCCCGGTCATCGTCAGCGGCATGTCCTCCGGCGGCGTTCTCGCCGCCTGGCTGTCCGCGTACGGCAAGCCCGGGCAGATCCGCGCCGCCGTCTACGAGGAGTGGGGGGATGCGACCCGAACGTTGGCTTCTGCCAAGGCAGTTGCACGCATGTGTGGAACGACGAACCCGCCACGGGGTATCTCTTCGGAGCGCCGGCCCGCGGGATGCGGGGGCGGGACACCGAGTTCCGTCACTCGACCGCCAACGACGGCGTGA
- a CDS encoding aldehyde dehydrogenase family protein → MLLEVTDSSLPNVQQEVFRPVQVAQRFSTVDEAVALANATEYGLSACVWTRDADRPLRVARRLDAGLISVNSWANLAVETEEGGWKASGLGRVGGVASPDDFTEYKQITQNYA, encoded by the coding sequence TTGCTGCTGGAGGTCACCGACTCCTCGCTCCCGAACGTCCAGCAGGAGGTCTTCCGCCCGGTTCAGGTGGCCCAGCGCTTCAGTACGGTGGACGAAGCCGTCGCCCTGGCCAACGCCACCGAGTACGGCCTGAGCGCCTGCGTGTGGACCCGCGACGCCGACCGCCCGCTGCGGGTGGCCCGCCGGCTCGATGCGGGGCTGATCTCCGTCAACAGCTGGGCCAACCTCGCCGTCGAGACGGAAGAGGGCGGCTGGAAGGCAAGTGGCCTGGGACGGGTCGGCGGAGTGGCCAGCCCCGATGACTTCACCGAGTACAAGCAGATCACCCAGAACTACGCGTGA
- a CDS encoding RHS repeat-associated core domain-containing protein, protein MRRAVASAADFPSATTDGAGKVTTLLPDILGSVVATGDSTGALTGTYTYDPFGTVTAPAGDTNPIRYTGLASGPGLPNGPQYNRDRFYSPAQERFVSQDPGGLAAGNADLYAYGSGDPVEGNRRETRIERPRDVRAYPFTFLKRRDEPNRASPLRHVTFVEGSDGRVPDG, encoded by the coding sequence TTGCGGCGCGCCGTCGCCTCGGCAGCCGACTTCCCGTCCGCAACGACAGACGGCGCCGGCAAGGTCACCACCCTGCTGCCCGACATCCTGGGCTCCGTCGTCGCCACCGGCGACAGTACCGGTGCCCTCACCGGGACCTACACGTACGATCCGTTCGGCACGGTCACGGCACCTGCGGGGGACACCAACCCGATCCGGTACACGGGCCTTGCCTCGGGTCCCGGACTCCCGAACGGCCCGCAGTACAACAGGGATCGCTTCTACTCACCGGCCCAGGAGCGATTCGTCAGCCAAGACCCGGGCGGGCTCGCCGCAGGCAACGCGGACCTCTACGCCTACGGCTCCGGCGACCCCGTCGAGGGCAACCGTCGGGAGACCCGGATCGAAAGGCCACGCGATGTTCGCGCCTACCCCTTCACCTTCCTAAAGCGACGTGACGAGCCCAACAGGGCATCTCCCCTTCGTCACGTCACCTTTGTGGAAGGCTCCGATGGCCGCGTCCCCGACGGGTAA
- a CDS encoding response regulator transcription factor — protein MTIRVLLADDQDLLRRGFKMIIDAQPDMEAVGEAANGAQAIAQAAALRPDVVLMDVRMPGTNGIEATRHIAAHLPEVKVLILTTFDVDEYAFSGLHAGASGFLLKNARTEELIAGIRTVAAGDAILAPSTTRRLLDSYANTFHAGGTGTPAKDVLAPLTQRERQVFTEMASGHTNQEIAGRLVLSETTVKTHVARVLAKLRLRDRVQAVIFAYENGLIPPNR, from the coding sequence ATGACCATCCGGGTGCTGCTCGCCGACGACCAGGACCTGCTGCGGCGCGGCTTCAAGATGATCATCGACGCGCAGCCGGACATGGAAGCGGTGGGGGAGGCGGCGAACGGCGCGCAGGCCATTGCTCAGGCGGCGGCGCTCAGACCGGACGTCGTCCTCATGGATGTCCGCATGCCGGGGACCAATGGGATCGAGGCCACCCGCCACATCGCCGCCCACCTGCCCGAGGTGAAGGTGCTGATCCTGACCACCTTCGACGTCGACGAATACGCCTTCTCCGGTCTGCATGCCGGCGCGAGCGGCTTCCTGCTCAAGAACGCCCGGACCGAGGAGTTGATCGCGGGTATCCGTACGGTGGCCGCGGGCGACGCGATCCTGGCCCCCAGCACAACGCGCCGCCTGCTCGACAGCTACGCCAACACCTTCCACGCCGGTGGCACGGGCACACCCGCGAAGGACGTCCTCGCGCCGTTGACCCAGCGCGAGCGGCAGGTGTTCACGGAAATGGCCTCCGGCCACACCAACCAGGAAATCGCCGGCCGACTCGTCCTTTCGGAAACCACCGTCAAGACGCACGTTGCTCGTGTCCTCGCGAAGCTGCGCCTTCGCGACCGGGTCCAAGCAGTCATCTTCGCCTACGAGAACGGGCTCATCCCACCGAACCGCTGA
- a CDS encoding transposase domain-containing protein, with protein sequence MFAPGHIGELTRIVPFEMVDQVLAEIRAVQSRVRLVPARPDLG encoded by the coding sequence GTGTTCGCGCCGGGGCATATCGGTGAGCTGACCCGGATCGTGCCGTTCGAGATGGTCGATCAGGTGCTGGCGGAGATCCGTGCGGTGCAGAGCAGGGTCCGGCTGGTGCCGGCTCGGCCCGACCTGGGTTGA
- a CDS encoding sensor histidine kinase gives MPPDRVGVPPATHPLMPDVLLAAGVALVGVLADVYGPDYRSAFAPYWDMAVAAPLAVRRRAPAAAAALVAAICLAMWLADVVAIAAVLAVLIMLYSLGAWERRRWLLVAALVVGESGVVMAVAQWTPQGRQWLTALMATGTVTAALVIGLYVRTRRAYLASMIERAETAERDRDHQARIAVAEERTRIAREMHDVIAHSLAVMITLNDAAVATTPEGPVRDTVTQASEVGRQALGEMQRMLGVLRGAGAAGLVPQPGVAQLTDLISIARSAGLTAELAISGETGDLAPTTQLTIYRIVQESLTNVLKHGRNVRRVVVTLAYRDDRVRIRITNDGESATPPPRAATGHGLAGMRERSTLYQGEFHAGPTRSGGWEVLADLAVTDPAGAA, from the coding sequence ATGCCTCCCGATCGCGTCGGCGTCCCGCCGGCAACACATCCGCTGATGCCGGATGTGCTGCTGGCCGCGGGCGTCGCCCTCGTGGGGGTGCTGGCCGACGTCTACGGTCCCGACTACCGCAGCGCCTTCGCACCGTACTGGGACATGGCGGTGGCGGCGCCGCTGGCCGTGCGCCGCCGCGCCCCGGCAGCCGCCGCGGCGCTTGTTGCCGCGATCTGCCTCGCGATGTGGCTCGCCGACGTGGTGGCCATCGCCGCCGTCCTGGCCGTATTGATCATGCTGTACTCCCTCGGCGCCTGGGAACGGCGCCGCTGGCTGCTGGTGGCGGCCCTGGTCGTGGGGGAGAGCGGCGTCGTCATGGCCGTCGCGCAGTGGACACCGCAGGGCCGGCAGTGGCTGACCGCGCTGATGGCCACCGGCACCGTCACCGCCGCCCTGGTCATCGGCCTCTATGTGCGCACCCGCCGTGCCTATCTGGCCTCGATGATCGAACGGGCCGAGACCGCCGAACGCGACCGCGACCACCAGGCCCGGATCGCGGTTGCCGAGGAGCGCACCCGTATCGCACGCGAGATGCACGACGTCATCGCCCATAGTCTCGCGGTCATGATCACCCTCAACGACGCCGCCGTCGCGACCACCCCCGAGGGCCCGGTGCGCGACACGGTCACCCAGGCTTCGGAAGTCGGGCGTCAGGCACTGGGCGAAATGCAGCGCATGTTGGGCGTTCTGCGCGGCGCGGGAGCAGCGGGTCTCGTGCCCCAGCCCGGCGTCGCGCAACTGACGGACCTGATCTCGATCGCCCGGTCTGCCGGCCTGACGGCGGAACTCGCGATCTCCGGCGAAACGGGGGACCTGGCGCCGACCACACAGCTCACGATCTACCGCATTGTCCAGGAGAGCCTGACCAACGTACTCAAACACGGCCGCAACGTACGACGAGTGGTCGTCACCCTCGCCTACCGCGACGATCGTGTCCGCATACGGATCACCAACGACGGCGAATCCGCCACACCACCGCCCCGTGCGGCAACCGGACACGGACTGGCCGGCATGCGCGAACGCTCCACTCTCTACCAAGGCGAGTTCCACGCGGGCCCGACCCGCAGCGGCGGCTGGGAGGTCCTTGCCGACCTCGCAGTGACCGACCCGGCAGGTGCGGCATGA